Proteins from a single region of Eublepharis macularius isolate TG4126 chromosome 9, MPM_Emac_v1.0, whole genome shotgun sequence:
- the TMBIM4 gene encoding protein lifeguard 4, translating to MGAAENQGYPATSIEDDFNYGSNVASASVHIRMAFLRKVYSILSVQVFLTTVTAAVFLYSTTIRTFVHESPSVLLLSLLGSLAMIVALALYRHQHPLNLYLLFGFTLLEALTIGIAVTFSEVYVVLQAFILTTAVFLALTVYTLQSKKDFSKAGAGLFACLWILLLSGFLRLFFYSEVVELVFAAAGALLFCGFIIYDTHLLMHKLSPEEYILAAINLYLDIINLFLHLLRLLEAFNKK from the exons ATGGGGGCAGCGGAGAATCAGGGATACCCAGCGACGTCCATTGAGGACGATTTCAACTATGGCAGCAATGTGGCTTCAGCCAGTGTGCACATCCGCATGG CTTTCTTGCGCAAAGTCTACAGCATACTTTCAGTTCAAGTTTTTTTGACCACAGTAACTGCTGCTGTTTTTCTGTACAGCACCACAATTCGGACATTTGTACATGAGAG CCCTAGTGTACTTCTGCTGTCCTTGCTTGGCTCTTTGGCTATGATTGTGGCATTAGCTCTGTACAGACATCAGCATCCACTTAATTTATATCTTCTCTTTGGATTT ACCCTTTTAGAAGCACTGACTATTGGTATCGCAG tgACTTTCTCTGAAGTATATGTTGTCCTACAAGCCTTTATTCTTACTACTGCTGTGTTTCTGGCTCTCACTGTATACACTTTACAGTCCAAaaaggatttcagcaaagctgGAGCTGG GCTGTTTGCTTGCTTATGGATTCTTCTCCTCTCAGGCTTCCTAAGG CTCTTCTTCTATAGTGAAGTAGTGGAGCTGGTATTTGctgctgcaggagcactcctgttctGTGGATTTATTATTTATGACACTCATCTGCTAATGCACAAACTGTCTCCTGAAGAATACATACTGGCTGCCATCAACCTCTATTTGGATATCATCAATCTGTTTCTGCACCTGCTGCGTTTGCTGGAAGCATTTAATAAAAAGTAG
- the LLPH gene encoding protein LLP homolog produces MLAVAQPLQLRASAELRKWRVARASLPGPWKSRGQRTSRETQQTKMAKSLRSKWKRKMRAEKRKKNAPKELARLQSILKTNSDVLMEEVKEIATVVPAEKIKEEKNSNEENKMDMDSKRNQKTLLDQHGQYPIWMNPRQRKKLKAKRTKGKNKHKVPKGLAW; encoded by the exons ATGCTCGCGGTAGCCCAGCCTCTTCAGCTGAGGGCCTCAGCCGAGCTGCGGAAGTGGCGAGTCGCGCGTGCTTCTCTGCCGGGTCCTTGGAAGTCGCGAGGCCAGAGAACCTCGAGGGAGACTCAG CaaacaaaaatggcaaaaagcctaaggagcaaatggaaaagaaagatgcgagcagagaagagaaagaagaatgcCCCCAAGGAACTTGCCCGATTGCAGAGCATCCTGAAAACAAATAGTGATGTTCTaatggaagaagtgaaagagatAGCAACtgttgttcctgctgaaaaaatcaAAGAGGAAAAGAATTCTAATG aggaaaacaaaatggaCATGGATAgcaaaagaaatcagaagactctTCTGGATCAACATGGACAGTATCCAATATGGATGAATCCCAGGCAGAGGAAGAAGCTTAAGGCAAAGCGTACCAAAGGAAAAAATAAGCACAAAGTACCAAAAGGATTAGCATGGTAG